From a single Sporosarcina oncorhynchi genomic region:
- a CDS encoding DUF2225 domain-containing protein, with translation MEISPAYKKKMECLNCKEKFTTTKIRSRFVRVTNHDSDFKPVYADKAINPLLYNVAVCPHCGFSYTDDFSSYFAPGIKKEITNTITSLWSGRSFGDERTIEEAIEAYKLAYLSASVKKEKSLTMAGITLRIAWLYNDLQDYDTEMRFRAIARDLYTEAYSESDHVGTQMSETRVLYMIAELSHQIGDVEGATRNFSKVIESQRTSTEPQIIDMAKERWQEIRDTKKQEKLKAD, from the coding sequence ATGGAAATAAGTCCTGCATACAAGAAGAAAATGGAGTGTCTAAACTGCAAGGAGAAATTTACTACAACCAAGATCCGTTCACGGTTTGTGCGTGTTACAAATCATGATTCCGACTTTAAACCTGTCTATGCGGACAAAGCGATTAATCCTTTATTATATAATGTCGCCGTTTGCCCTCATTGCGGATTTTCATATACTGACGATTTTTCTTCATACTTTGCACCAGGTATAAAAAAAGAAATTACAAATACAATCACGTCCTTATGGAGCGGACGATCGTTCGGTGATGAACGGACGATAGAGGAAGCGATCGAAGCCTATAAGCTGGCGTATTTAAGTGCAAGTGTAAAAAAAGAAAAGTCATTGACAATGGCCGGAATTACGCTTAGAATCGCCTGGTTATATAATGATTTGCAGGATTACGATACAGAGATGAGGTTTCGCGCAATTGCACGTGATCTTTATACGGAAGCATATTCTGAAAGTGATCATGTCGGAACGCAAATGTCCGAAACAAGAGTCCTCTATATGATTGCCGAGCTTTCACATCAAATCGGGGATGTTGAAGGAGCCACACGAAACTTCTCCAAAGTTATCGAGAGTCAGCGAACTTCTACAGAACCTCAAATTATCGACATGGCAAAAGAGCGTTGGCAGGAAATACGAGACACTAAAAAGCAGGAAAAATTAAAAGCGGACTGA
- a CDS encoding NifU family protein: protein MTDTAMMEPVQEVLNKLRPFLLRDGGDCELVDIDEGIVKLRLLGACGTCPSSTITLKAGIERALLEEVPGVVEVEQVF, encoded by the coding sequence ATGACAGATACAGCAATGATGGAACCAGTACAGGAAGTTTTGAATAAATTACGTCCATTCCTTCTTAGAGATGGCGGAGATTGTGAATTAGTCGATATCGATGAGGGGATTGTAAAGCTGCGTCTATTGGGCGCTTGCGGCACATGTCCGAGTTCGACGATCACATTGAAAGCGGGTATTGAAAGAGCATTGCTTGAAGAAGTACCTGGAGTAGTAGAAGTGGAACAAGTATTTTAA
- a CDS encoding YuzD family protein, with translation MSTKNAKIEIYGADIICASCVNSPSSKDTYEWLQAAISRKYPEQPVEIEYIDIESDISDPKQKEMADKVLNDEYFYPLVMIGDEMIGEGHIQLKPVFNELEKHGYVSKE, from the coding sequence TTGAGTACAAAGAATGCAAAAATCGAAATTTATGGGGCAGATATCATTTGTGCGAGCTGTGTCAATTCGCCTTCTTCCAAGGACACGTATGAATGGCTTCAAGCTGCAATCAGCCGGAAATATCCTGAACAACCTGTTGAAATTGAATACATTGATATTGAATCAGACATTTCAGATCCAAAACAAAAAGAAATGGCTGACAAAGTATTGAATGATGAATACTTCTATCCGCTCGTCATGATTGGCGACGAAATGATTGGTGAAGGACATATTCAACTGAAACCGGTTTTCAATGAACTTGAAAAACACGGTTACGTCTCTAAAGAATAA
- a CDS encoding NAD(P)/FAD-dependent oxidoreductase gives MRKLVLLGAGYGNMRILLRLLNKELPADVEITLIDRTPFHSLKTEFYALAAGTAPDSEVRVALPKHERLHVIEGEILEIELEDKTVLLSNGEAVRYDELVIGLGCEDNYHDVPGAAEYTDSIQTIGKSRNTYKKLQGLGGGATVGIVGAGLSGIELASELRESRPDLKIKLFDRGPRIMKDFPERLSNYVKGWFDKHEVEVISNSNITEVGEKVLYNHEEKIEVDVVVWTAGIQPVKSVLDMDVEKDRGRVVLNQYHQIPNFENVYVVGDNAALPHAPSAQLAEEQAEQIIKVLRLVWNNQPLPAEMPEIKLKGFMGSLGKKQGFAYLADRTVTGRIARLLKSGVLWMYKWHNG, from the coding sequence ATGAGAAAACTAGTGTTATTAGGTGCAGGCTACGGGAATATGCGCATTTTGCTTCGTCTGCTCAATAAAGAATTGCCGGCCGATGTCGAAATCACACTTATCGACAGGACGCCTTTCCATAGTCTGAAGACTGAATTCTATGCACTGGCGGCAGGAACTGCGCCGGATTCAGAAGTTCGGGTAGCTCTTCCTAAACATGAGAGATTGCATGTAATCGAAGGAGAAATACTGGAAATCGAATTAGAAGACAAAACTGTTTTACTAAGTAACGGTGAAGCTGTGCGGTATGACGAACTCGTAATCGGACTTGGTTGTGAAGATAATTATCACGATGTACCCGGAGCTGCCGAGTATACGGATAGTATCCAGACAATAGGGAAATCACGCAATACCTATAAAAAGCTTCAAGGTCTTGGTGGCGGCGCGACAGTCGGAATTGTAGGAGCGGGACTGAGCGGCATTGAACTCGCCAGTGAGTTGCGGGAAAGCCGTCCTGACCTTAAGATTAAATTATTTGACCGTGGACCGCGAATCATGAAAGATTTTCCGGAAAGACTGAGTAACTATGTTAAAGGCTGGTTCGACAAACACGAAGTCGAAGTGATTTCCAATTCCAACATTACCGAAGTTGGAGAGAAAGTCCTTTACAATCATGAAGAAAAGATTGAAGTTGACGTTGTAGTTTGGACTGCTGGTATTCAGCCTGTGAAAAGCGTTCTTGATATGGACGTAGAGAAGGACCGTGGGCGAGTCGTCTTAAATCAGTATCACCAAATTCCAAACTTTGAGAACGTCTATGTCGTCGGCGATAATGCTGCATTACCACATGCTCCAAGTGCTCAACTAGCTGAAGAGCAGGCAGAACAAATCATAAAAGTTCTGCGTCTTGTCTGGAACAATCAACCGTTGCCTGCTGAAATGCCCGAAATCAAACTCAAAGGTTTCATGGGTTCGTTAGGTAAGAAACAAGGATTCGCTTATTTAGCAGATCGCACTGTTACAGGAAGAATCGCACGGTTGTTGAAGTCTGGTGTTCTTTGGATGTACAAATGGCATAATGGTTGA
- a CDS encoding YuzB family protein, with amino-acid sequence MNPIVEFCISNLANGSQKTLEALERDPNIDVLEYGCLSYCTKCAESLYALVNGEVVEAETPEELTERIQEFIEENPLF; translated from the coding sequence TTGAATCCGATCGTTGAGTTTTGCATTAGTAATCTTGCCAACGGTTCACAGAAAACATTAGAAGCGTTGGAAAGAGATCCGAATATAGATGTTCTGGAATATGGCTGTCTCAGCTATTGTACTAAATGTGCTGAATCGCTGTATGCGCTCGTCAATGGTGAAGTTGTAGAAGCTGAAACACCTGAAGAATTGACCGAACGCATTCAAGAGTTCATCGAGGAAAACCCTTTATTCTAA
- a CDS encoding TIGR01457 family HAD-type hydrolase: MHRYKAVCLDLDGTVYKGQEVIKDAQLFIRKLQKAGTEPYYITNNSSLTAEQFTAKLSAMGISTSPDRIMTSAIAAAKYCKEKYEGASVMMIGEEGLEAALKFEDIALTTTNPDIVVVGIDRHISYEKLSKVSLAIQGGARFIATNKDVALPTEDGLVPGNGSFVKLLETTTGIEALTVGKPESHMLHFIQEKGYRKDEMIMIGDNYDTDIQAGIRFGIDTIYVEGGVTSADSVLKKQDQPTFMYKTMSDWHA; the protein is encoded by the coding sequence ATGCATCGTTATAAAGCGGTTTGTTTAGATCTCGACGGAACTGTCTACAAAGGACAAGAAGTTATTAAAGATGCACAATTGTTTATCCGTAAATTGCAAAAAGCAGGAACTGAGCCGTATTACATAACGAATAATTCATCGTTGACCGCAGAGCAGTTCACTGCAAAGCTTTCCGCAATGGGTATATCGACAAGTCCTGACAGAATCATGACTTCAGCCATCGCTGCTGCAAAGTACTGCAAGGAAAAGTATGAGGGAGCATCTGTTATGATGATCGGCGAAGAAGGACTTGAAGCCGCGTTGAAGTTTGAAGATATTGCATTGACAACTACTAATCCAGATATCGTTGTTGTCGGTATTGATCGACATATAAGTTATGAAAAACTATCAAAAGTCAGTTTGGCCATACAGGGCGGTGCGCGTTTTATCGCAACGAACAAAGATGTGGCACTTCCGACTGAAGATGGCCTCGTACCGGGGAATGGCTCTTTCGTGAAGTTATTGGAAACGACGACAGGCATTGAAGCGCTGACAGTCGGCAAACCGGAATCGCATATGTTGCATTTTATTCAGGAAAAAGGGTATAGGAAAGATGAAATGATTATGATTGGAGACAATTATGATACGGATATTCAGGCGGGTATCCGTTTTGGTATCGATACGATCTATGTGGAAGGCGGAGTCACTTCAGCAGATTCTGTTTTAAAGAAACAGGATCAGCCGACATTTATGTATAAGACTATGTCTGATTGGCATGCATGA
- a CDS encoding DUF86 domain-containing protein: MYFIDRTKINETLAYMESLLALFEGHQKWNEDKIHSLALERIAHTIVESIIDVGNSMIDGFIMRDPGSYDDIIDIMEDEKVITTDMADPLKKVIGLRKMIVREFVEVDSAAIESVLIDTKEVIREFPVKVRYYLENDLGPISAFSPLEQ; encoded by the coding sequence TTGTATTTTATCGATCGCACTAAAATCAATGAAACACTTGCTTATATGGAAAGTCTATTGGCGTTATTTGAAGGACATCAAAAATGGAATGAAGACAAAATTCATTCATTGGCACTTGAAAGAATTGCCCATACAATCGTGGAATCTATTATCGATGTCGGGAATTCAATGATAGACGGGTTTATTATGCGTGATCCGGGCAGCTACGATGATATTATCGATATTATGGAAGACGAAAAAGTCATTACAACGGATATGGCAGATCCACTGAAGAAAGTCATTGGCCTCCGTAAAATGATCGTCCGTGAATTTGTAGAAGTGGATAGCGCTGCAATTGAATCAGTTTTGATAGATACAAAAGAAGTAATCCGGGAGTTCCCGGTTAAAGTACGCTATTACTTGGAGAATGATCTTGGCCCAATATCAGCATTCAGTCCGTTGGAGCAATAA
- a CDS encoding YutD family protein, with protein sequence MVTINNFEYEIITDYREGFNEEALNARFSDVLSKYDYILGDWGYSQLRLKGFFDDKNPKATYETKISTLQDYIYEYCNFGCAYFVLQKTGKVKPKPVEEE encoded by the coding sequence ATGGTTACAATCAATAATTTTGAATATGAAATCATAACGGATTACCGTGAAGGATTTAATGAAGAGGCATTAAATGCAAGGTTTAGTGATGTCCTTTCAAAATACGATTATATTTTAGGGGACTGGGGCTATAGTCAGCTAAGATTAAAGGGATTCTTTGATGATAAAAATCCGAAAGCGACATATGAAACGAAAATTAGTACTTTGCAGGATTACATTTATGAATACTGCAATTTTGGATGTGCATACTTCGTCCTTCAGAAAACCGGCAAGGTCAAACCGAAACCAGTAGAAGAAGAATGA
- the lipA gene encoding lipoyl synthase: MESVTVSCRPEVGKKVEHIRKPDWLKIKLNTNENYTDLKKLMREKNLNTVCEEARCPNIHECWGERRTATFMILGAVCTRACRFCAVKTGLPNELDLAEPERVAESVSLMNLKHVVVTAVARDDLKDGGSEVFAETIRAIRRQNPFTTVEVLPSDMGGDIENLQRLMDAKPDILNHNIETVRRLTPRVRARATYDRSLELLRRAKEMYPEIPTKSSLMLGLGETVEEIIETMDDLRANNVDIMTIGQYLQPTKKHLKVQKYYTPQEFGELREIAMTKGFSHCEAGPLVRSSYHADEQVNAAAKERQRIGDEMLKSTVKS, from the coding sequence ATGGAGTCGGTTACCGTGTCTTGTAGGCCAGAGGTAGGAAAAAAAGTAGAGCATATCCGTAAACCGGATTGGCTCAAAATCAAATTGAATACCAATGAAAACTATACAGATCTGAAAAAGTTGATGCGTGAAAAAAACTTGAATACAGTTTGCGAAGAAGCACGTTGTCCGAACATTCATGAATGTTGGGGAGAAAGACGAACTGCCACATTTATGATTCTAGGTGCTGTTTGTACAAGAGCATGCCGTTTTTGCGCGGTCAAAACAGGTCTCCCAAATGAATTGGATTTGGCTGAACCGGAACGTGTTGCAGAGTCTGTATCGCTTATGAATTTGAAGCATGTCGTTGTAACAGCTGTAGCGAGAGATGATTTGAAAGATGGCGGTTCTGAAGTGTTTGCAGAAACAATTCGTGCAATCAGACGTCAAAATCCTTTCACGACGGTAGAAGTATTGCCTTCTGATATGGGTGGAGATATCGAAAACTTACAGCGATTAATGGATGCGAAGCCTGATATTCTGAACCACAATATTGAAACAGTACGCAGGCTCACGCCTAGAGTTCGTGCACGAGCGACGTATGATCGTTCATTGGAATTGTTGAGACGCGCTAAAGAGATGTATCCCGAAATCCCTACAAAATCCTCATTAATGCTAGGATTAGGTGAAACCGTAGAAGAGATCATTGAAACGATGGATGATTTGCGAGCTAATAATGTAGATATTATGACAATCGGTCAATATTTACAACCTACAAAAAAGCACCTAAAAGTTCAGAAGTACTATACGCCACAGGAATTCGGAGAGTTACGTGAAATTGCGATGACAAAAGGATTTTCACATTGTGAAGCAGGTCCACTTGTCCGTTCAAGCTACCATGCTGACGAACAAGTAAACGCGGCTGCGAAAGAAAGACAACGTATTGGAGACGAAATGTTGAAGTCCACAGTTAAAAGCTGA
- a CDS encoding methionine/alanine import family NSS transporter small subunit translates to MSGAAIFMMILGILVIWGGLAGSIFYAVSKSKGRA, encoded by the coding sequence ATGAGTGGAGCAGCAATATTTATGATGATTCTCGGAATCCTCGTCATTTGGGGAGGACTTGCAGGAAGCATCTTCTATGCAGTCTCAAAATCAAAGGGCAGAGCATAA
- a CDS encoding sodium-dependent transporter: MEQRSQWGTRAGFIMAAVGSAVGLGNIWRFPYVAYENGGGAFFIPYLFALLTAGIPILIMEFTIGHKYRGSAPLSFFRMKGKGAEWIGWWGIFVSFVISTYYAVIIAWAMKYTIYSFNLKWGDDTGGFLFGDVLNLADNPGEVGGLVPGVVVPLLLVWAIAFVILLAGVKRGIELANRIFIPTLIVIFIMVVIRAVTLDGAAIGLEALFKPDLSKLADSTVWVAAYGHIFFSLSIAFAIMITYSSYLPKKSDITNNAFITGFANSGFELLAGIGVFAALGFMATQSGQSVSEVATAGVGLAFVVFPKIISEMPGMNGLFGALFFLSLVLAGITSLISICETYIAGFSEKFNISRTKAVIFGVGSAAIISLLFATRGGLYFLDTADYFINQFGVAAIGLIEVFMISWVFRKLGVFEAHANEISDIRVGMLWRVCLSIITPLVLGYMMIDLFRVNIMKLHDTDNGNYEGYPDAFILQSGWLVAGFAIVMAIIFTLMKWNKKTSDSTDYDNR, translated from the coding sequence ATGGAACAACGTTCGCAATGGGGGACACGTGCCGGTTTTATTATGGCAGCGGTTGGATCGGCGGTCGGTTTAGGAAATATCTGGCGTTTTCCGTATGTTGCATATGAAAACGGCGGAGGGGCATTTTTCATACCTTATTTATTTGCACTTTTAACTGCAGGAATTCCGATTCTGATTATGGAATTCACGATAGGTCATAAGTATCGTGGGTCAGCTCCATTATCATTCTTCCGTATGAAAGGAAAAGGAGCAGAATGGATTGGCTGGTGGGGAATCTTTGTATCATTTGTCATTTCGACATATTATGCTGTAATTATTGCCTGGGCAATGAAGTACACAATCTACTCTTTCAATTTGAAGTGGGGAGATGACACAGGAGGTTTCCTATTCGGGGATGTTTTGAACTTGGCGGACAATCCGGGGGAAGTCGGCGGACTCGTACCTGGGGTTGTAGTACCATTATTGCTCGTATGGGCAATCGCTTTTGTCATTCTATTGGCTGGTGTTAAAAGAGGAATCGAATTGGCGAACCGGATTTTCATTCCGACGTTAATCGTTATCTTTATCATGGTAGTCATTCGAGCTGTTACGCTTGATGGTGCTGCAATTGGTTTGGAAGCGCTCTTTAAGCCAGATCTGAGTAAGCTCGCTGATTCCACTGTATGGGTAGCAGCTTATGGCCATATTTTCTTCAGTTTATCAATCGCATTCGCAATTATGATAACCTATTCTAGTTATTTACCTAAGAAATCTGATATTACAAATAACGCATTTATTACTGGTTTTGCAAATTCCGGGTTTGAGTTATTAGCCGGGATTGGAGTATTTGCAGCACTTGGCTTTATGGCAACTCAATCAGGGCAATCCGTTTCCGAAGTTGCAACTGCCGGTGTTGGATTGGCATTCGTTGTATTCCCTAAAATTATTAGTGAGATGCCTGGGATGAATGGCTTGTTCGGTGCATTGTTCTTCCTGTCGCTCGTTCTAGCCGGGATAACCTCTCTCATATCCATTTGTGAAACATATATTGCCGGATTCTCAGAAAAATTCAATATTTCGCGTACGAAAGCAGTTATTTTTGGTGTAGGGTCTGCTGCGATCATATCGTTATTGTTCGCAACGCGTGGCGGTCTATACTTCCTTGACACTGCGGATTATTTCATCAACCAATTTGGTGTTGCAGCAATCGGACTGATTGAAGTCTTCATGATTTCATGGGTCTTCCGTAAACTTGGTGTATTTGAAGCGCATGCCAACGAGATTTCAGATATCCGGGTCGGGATGCTATGGAGAGTTTGCTTAAGTATCATTACGCCATTAGTGCTCGGTTATATGATGATTGACTTATTCCGTGTCAATATTATGAAACTACATGATACAGACAATGGAAACTATGAAGGGTATCCAGACGCATTCATCCTACAAAGCGGCTGGCTTGTCGCAGGATTCGCCATCGTCATGGCTATTATCTTTACGCTCATGAAGTGGAATAAAAAAACGAGTGATTCGACAGACTATGATAATCGATAA
- a CDS encoding Na+/H+ antiporter NhaC family protein, whose translation MIGTWVSILPPLIAIVMVLATKRVLLSLGSGILTAALLVASFAPVETVKHLWSALTVSFWADGELNTYNIFIMVFVLFLGIITAFVSLSGGSRAFADWAVRHIKTRRGAKLLTVFLGLLIFVDDYFNSLAVGQVSRPITDKHRISRAKLAYFIDSTSAPICVVSPISSWGAFLIGQLALILGTTTAVNYSPLSAFLMMAPMNFYVIATLAMVFFFAWTNIDFFTMKKHEEIAQKTGQLFDPEKEIPGQLKEDFPEHNYGRVLDLVAPILTLVAVTLGMMVWTGYRATQSLNIWAIFENTDVPLSLVTGGLIGTLLAAILYIAQMGRNETASYRLVGKALSTGVKAMMPAILILLLAWSLTYLIDILETGPFLSTVVEKSNIPVNFLPVIMFILAGLMAFSTGTSWGSFGILLPIAGTIMINAAPELLLPALSAVLAGAVFGDHCSPISDTTILSSTGAGSNHIDHVATQLPYALIAAAIASFGYIILGLTGSVWVGLIGVILSIVVLFTIWTVKSRRQIELTT comes from the coding sequence ATGATTGGTACGTGGGTTTCAATACTGCCACCATTGATTGCGATCGTGATGGTGCTTGCGACAAAAAGGGTTCTTTTATCACTTGGTTCAGGAATTTTGACAGCGGCATTATTAGTTGCTTCCTTTGCACCTGTTGAAACAGTAAAGCATTTATGGTCCGCATTGACTGTATCGTTTTGGGCTGACGGTGAACTGAATACATACAATATATTTATCATGGTATTTGTATTATTTTTAGGAATCATAACCGCATTTGTTAGTTTATCGGGAGGAAGCAGAGCGTTTGCCGATTGGGCAGTCCGCCATATCAAAACTAGGCGCGGTGCAAAGTTATTGACGGTATTTCTTGGATTGCTCATTTTTGTCGATGATTACTTCAATTCATTGGCAGTTGGACAAGTGTCCCGTCCGATTACGGATAAGCACAGAATTTCACGTGCCAAGCTTGCGTATTTCATCGATTCCACATCTGCACCCATCTGTGTTGTCTCACCTATTTCAAGCTGGGGGGCTTTCTTAATTGGCCAGTTGGCACTTATCCTGGGAACTACGACGGCGGTCAATTATTCACCGCTATCCGCCTTCCTCATGATGGCACCGATGAACTTTTATGTTATCGCAACATTAGCGATGGTCTTTTTCTTCGCGTGGACGAATATCGATTTCTTTACGATGAAAAAACATGAAGAAATTGCACAGAAAACTGGTCAATTATTCGATCCGGAAAAAGAGATTCCTGGTCAATTGAAAGAGGATTTTCCGGAACATAACTACGGACGTGTACTAGATCTGGTTGCACCGATCCTGACACTCGTTGCCGTTACACTAGGCATGATGGTGTGGACAGGCTATCGTGCTACACAATCATTGAATATATGGGCAATATTCGAAAATACGGATGTCCCATTATCGTTAGTCACAGGTGGTCTTATAGGTACTTTGTTGGCAGCGATTCTTTATATCGCACAAATGGGTCGCAATGAAACAGCTTCTTATCGACTAGTCGGTAAAGCGTTGTCTACGGGAGTTAAAGCGATGATGCCGGCAATCCTCATATTGCTGTTAGCATGGAGCTTAACATATTTAATCGATATTTTGGAAACAGGTCCATTCCTCTCCACTGTTGTAGAGAAGTCAAATATTCCTGTAAACTTCCTTCCTGTTATCATGTTCATTCTAGCGGGGTTAATGGCATTTTCAACCGGAACTTCATGGGGATCATTCGGTATATTGCTTCCAATCGCGGGGACAATTATGATCAATGCTGCACCTGAATTGTTATTGCCTGCTTTGTCAGCTGTTCTTGCAGGGGCAGTATTCGGTGATCACTGTTCACCGATTTCAGATACAACAATCCTATCTTCTACAGGAGCCGGTTCAAATCACATAGACCATGTGGCGACTCAGTTGCCTTATGCGTTAATTGCTGCAGCCATCGCATCGTTCGGCTATATTATCCTTGGGCTGACAGGTTCAGTCTGGGTTGGACTGATTGGTGTCATCCTGTCGATAGTTGTCTTATTCACAATCTGGACTGTGAAAAGCCGCCGTCAAATAGAACTAACAACATGA
- the yunB gene encoding sporulation protein YunB, with product MRFHGQSPRKYNKRIRQSYRYPNHGPKRKRRWLPILFPAFILTIAIFLYSVNAKLTPIYMNYAEVQTEKIAAHVITQAIKSRSTEMYNVNDIIENVPTDSPGMVTNTFNTEIISKTMAEIQSLIEAHLELAERGELEILPLSENIKYDPDEMETYGGVVFFVPMGQATNIPLLGNLGPKIPIRFHVIGDVQTTIENEIEEFGINNAIVTVNVVVTVNVQIIVPLATRKSVVTQKIPVAIGLIQSPIPQIYNRGDVNPPQIEVPFPLKGQE from the coding sequence TTGAGATTTCATGGGCAGTCACCCCGGAAATACAATAAAAGAATCAGACAGAGTTATCGTTATCCGAACCATGGACCAAAACGAAAACGGCGTTGGTTACCGATACTCTTTCCCGCATTTATTTTGACAATCGCGATATTTTTATACAGTGTCAACGCAAAATTGACACCAATCTATATGAATTATGCAGAAGTGCAGACAGAAAAAATCGCTGCGCATGTCATTACACAGGCGATTAAATCCCGTTCGACAGAAATGTATAATGTGAATGATATTATTGAAAATGTCCCAACGGACTCGCCGGGCATGGTGACGAACACGTTTAATACAGAAATTATCAGTAAAACAATGGCTGAAATTCAAAGTCTGATTGAAGCGCATCTAGAGCTAGCCGAACGGGGAGAGCTAGAAATACTTCCTCTCAGTGAAAATATTAAATATGATCCTGATGAGATGGAAACTTACGGCGGGGTAGTTTTCTTCGTGCCGATGGGGCAGGCGACCAATATTCCTTTACTTGGAAACTTGGGACCTAAAATCCCTATTCGCTTTCACGTAATCGGCGACGTTCAGACAACAATTGAAAATGAAATAGAGGAATTTGGTATTAACAATGCAATCGTCACAGTTAACGTTGTTGTAACGGTAAATGTTCAAATCATTGTACCGCTTGCGACAAGAAAGAGTGTAGTGACGCAGAAGATACCAGTGGCAATCGGCTTGATCCAAAGTCCGATTCCTCAAATTTATAATCGTGGAGATGTTAATCCTCCCCAAATCGAAGTGCCATTTCCACTGAAAGGGCAGGAATAA
- a CDS encoding bifunctional metallophosphatase/5'-nucleotidase yields the protein MERSEELIHIYHTNDIHSHFDSWPQITNYLVSQKQNHVERNEISFRFDIGDHVDRFHPFTEGTSGKGNVALLNRAHYDAVTIGNNEGITLSKNALNSLYKGANFDVILCNLTDSDGFTPRWINRYKIYNTENDIRIGVIGATAMYSEFYSKLGWVIEEPKSALMKVVQEIRHSVDMIICLSHLGVHEDRSLAEECDHIDVILGAHTHHLFIDGEMVNDTLLAATGKFGEYVGRVEIRFDKKQMKIVDKMASVIHVRDLPWDEEDHEEVQELLQAGNEAMDEKLFYNPAPLQQALFRPSTLSAFFGAALLAYTEAECVMYNAGIFLGSLDTGWVTKRHLHSLLPHPINPCVITLDGEDLLEVYKLSTNPEWPEIEIKGLGFRGTIMGAMLYEGIHLNENGELIAGGRVVLPGDTFTLATLDMFTFGYFFPLLKDAQKEYLMPEMIRDIMAWYGIKKAMESMDIFNRDE from the coding sequence ATGGAACGATCAGAAGAGCTAATCCATATTTATCATACGAATGATATCCATAGCCATTTCGACAGTTGGCCACAAATTACTAACTATCTTGTTTCCCAAAAACAGAATCATGTAGAAAGAAATGAAATAAGTTTCCGCTTCGATATCGGTGATCATGTCGATAGATTCCATCCGTTTACGGAAGGGACTTCAGGCAAAGGGAATGTGGCATTACTCAATCGGGCACATTATGATGCTGTGACGATTGGAAATAATGAAGGTATTACTTTGTCGAAGAACGCATTGAACAGTCTATACAAAGGTGCGAACTTTGACGTTATTCTTTGTAATCTAACGGACTCTGATGGATTCACCCCAAGGTGGATTAACCGATATAAAATCTACAATACGGAGAACGACATACGGATTGGTGTTATCGGTGCCACAGCGATGTATTCGGAGTTCTATTCGAAACTCGGTTGGGTTATAGAAGAACCCAAAAGTGCGCTGATGAAAGTTGTACAGGAAATCAGGCACAGTGTAGATATGATTATTTGTCTGTCGCACTTAGGGGTGCATGAAGACCGGTCACTTGCTGAAGAATGTGATCATATCGACGTCATATTAGGCGCGCACACACATCATCTCTTCATCGACGGAGAGATGGTGAATGATACACTATTGGCGGCTACTGGTAAGTTTGGAGAATATGTTGGACGGGTGGAAATTCGTTTTGACAAGAAGCAAATGAAAATCGTAGACAAGATGGCTTCTGTCATACATGTACGAGATCTTCCGTGGGACGAAGAAGATCATGAGGAAGTCCAAGAGCTGTTGCAGGCTGGCAATGAAGCAATGGACGAAAAACTTTTCTACAATCCCGCACCACTTCAGCAAGCGTTATTCAGACCGAGCACTTTGTCTGCATTTTTTGGTGCGGCATTACTCGCCTATACGGAGGCTGAATGCGTTATGTATAATGCAGGTATTTTCCTAGGTAGCCTAGACACTGGGTGGGTGACGAAAAGGCATCTTCACAGTTTGCTGCCGCATCCGATAAACCCATGTGTCATCACATTGGATGGTGAGGACCTGTTGGAAGTTTACAAGTTATCAACCAATCCTGAATGGCCGGAAATCGAGATTAAAGGGCTTGGGTTCCGCGGCACAATAATGGGTGCGATGCTGTATGAAGGAATCCATTTGAATGAAAATGGCGAATTGATTGCAGGCGGGCGAGTCGTCCTTCCGGGGGATACGTTCACGCTCGCGACACTGGATATGTTCACTTTCGGCTATTTCTTTCCACTTCTGAAAGATGCTCAGAAAGAGTATCTTATGCCTGAAATGATCAGAGATATAATGGCTTGGTACGGTATAAAGAAAGCAATGGAATCGATGGATATATTCAACAGAGATGAATGA